TTCTCAAAACGAttgtgatatacatatatattattgttaatGCTGTAACGATGAAAACGATAGAGAAAAAGCTGCCCAACGAGATGAGTTTTTAGAGCGTAACGATTTAGGGGGCGCATGATCATCCCGCGAAATTCGAACACCGAACGCATAATCCCGAGGATCCCAATGCGAATTCGATTGTCGATGATCCGTGCCGCGAACTTTACACTGCTGCCTCGTCTGCAATAATGTAATAGTAAAAGAAacgatgaaaataaagaaatagaagagaagagagagggagagacagacgcGCGATGGTTGCATCATCGAGTAGCGAGGGAAATAATGCTTGTAAATAAACGAACAAAACGTGAAAGGatggaaagaaagaaagaaagaaaagtaaGAGAACAGTGATgcgttataattatttatgtttgCTGATCGAAGAAGATTCGATAGTAAATTAGTGTAATAATTCGTAATTTAAACGCGGAGAACGGAGGAAGAGAAACGAGAAAAATCATACACACAGATTATGTACATAAGCTAATGGGTAATATCTCCCCTTGGTAAAGGATAGTTTAcggataattatttttattactattattattaactattattattattttatttttaagtaactattattatattattataataattattatattattattattgtcatattattattacatttaattattacttattattattgtcattattaatattataattgtcattgttatCCTTCGGCCAATGATCTCAAAAGGAAGATAGTAAATGCGTTCGGATGAGAGTGTTGCTAAATCTGGGCCGATTTCGATTTTTCTCAAAACAGACCAGAAACGGTTAAAAGAATGAAAGATGAGCACCGTTTCCGTTGACACGTTCATAAACGAATTCTATACTTCGTCGTTTTTTCTTATTCatctactttttaattttcttcgttcctttttactttttatttctggCCTATGTACTCTCTAAACATGTTTATGACACACTCGAAGTGAATTCTTCGTCCACGGTTACGCCTCGTTTCCGGTTATCGTGAGTTCCGTTAACTGTACCGCGCATCTTGATACGACAAAGCGCGTCTTTTCGATTCTTTTCTATTGTTTTTCATTTCTAAACCTTTTCTGACTTCGAGGATGCGTTAAAacgtattatttaaaaaatgaacgttcctttttctttttccgtATTCCTTGTTCTATAATCGCACGAGAAAGAACACAAACAGGATAGTCGTTCGTATCGCTATAAGTCCTGTTCGCACGAATATCGATTTCGCGAATCGGAcagttcttttttttaaataaatgtcggTAAGCATGTTTATCAgaacatgaaaaattgaaatttttattgtacaatgAAAGTCGATGTGTGCGAACGGGTACTCTATAACAAATAAAACGCAAATAACTATTTCATTTTGTCCAGGATTCATCGATGAATCCTTCGTGCGGAGAcattgaaaaagaagaaaaaaaaagaaaaatgaagatagagagaaaataaaagtaaatgtcGGTTTAAATCGATGTAATTTGAAAGTGACCTATTAAATGAATGAATTCAGTTAGAACTGATAGCGGTGCAACGCTGatcaaattattcataaacatGTTTTATCAAACGAGAGTCAAGACATTTTGTCATgtctttgtatatttttatgcaatGTTGTAGAATGATATtgtttcaaatatattatacagataataataataaacaaatttatatgCCATAACTTTGTTTCATTCCTTTCAACTTGATCTAATCTATTACTCCATCAGTTTCCTTGATCAATAAATGTGGTATAGAATACAACCCTTCCTTCCGTCGAAAATTTCCTCCTAAAATTTGCGCTCCTAATTAAAATTCCATAGGcactttatatatattatattactacACATACCACATGTTATATCACCATCTAATTATATGGCCAtacattgtattaaaaatagaatCACTACTTCCATATAATGGCAAATAGCAAAAGAGTCAATAAAAATCgcttcattttaaataattaattttattgagtACAGACGATTTGTATAAAGTACAGATTCAACAgcgattaaaataaatttataattttgtgccccaccaatattttaaatttcacgaTACAAATTGCTATAAATAGATGTATTAAAGAGGAGATACAGaagttacaatttaaaatttaatataatacaattcatAATCACATTACACAAAAATAAAGAACGTGTTGCAACTGTTTTACTAACAGATGGTGCAATCGCACTTCTGGTAGTTTCGAAAGCATGGCCACCGCATTAAGACTGAGACTCGCAATTAAATTCGGAAAAACTCTTTCAAGGCCGTTGAGTCGGCACTTGGAGAGGAAGATTTTGGAGAAACAATGTTTCCAATTTCCTGGTTTGTATATTTGCATGTTGTATTAATTGTACTTTCTTTCATTTTCCTTAACTGAGCTAAGTTTGAGGTTAAATTTAAGCGTGTCTCTTGTTACTATTTTCTATTGATGCTCATATTTCTTAGTATCTGCTCTTATGTTTGAATAATCCTAATAGTTAATTATTATATAGCTATAACAGGGAGATCAGTGCGATGCTTATCATCCCAAGCAGCAACACAGACAACAGAAAACCACAATATCATAAAAGATACAGAGAAAGTTACAGGTATTTTTGAcagatttatttatatgtatatttttataaatatatactttGTATAATATTGTCCTTCCTTTTTAGGCGAAGGTGATAAACATGAATTTCAATCAGAAACACAAATGCTATTGCAAATTGTTGCAAAGTCCCTGTATTCAGAGAAAGAGGTATCATTATTCAGCAGTCTTATGTTCTTTCTGGTAATATTTCTTATGTATTTTCAGTAATATAACATTTCTGATTGTAAGGTATTTCTTCGTGAATTGATCTCCAATGCAAGTGATGCTCTGGAAAAACTACGGTATATGAGGTTAACAGATAACCAGGCAGCAGAAGTTCTCGGTGatagaagcttggaaattcaCATTGGTACTGATAAACAAAACAGAATTCTTACAATTCAGGATACAGGGATTGGTATGACTAGAGAAGAATTGGTATCCAACTTGGGAACAATAGCTCGATCAGGATCTAGGGTAAGTGAAATAGAAATTCTATTGTACTCTGTtccaatttaatatataatgttTTGAACACAGGCAttcttagaaaaattgaaagagaagCAAGATGCTGGTGATGCATCTCAAATTATTGGACAATTTGGTGTTGGTTTCTACAGCACTTTTATGGTTGCTGATAAAGTAGAAGTATTTACTAAATCATATGCAGAAGATGCTGAAGGTCTCTGCTGGATGTCTGATGGGTAACTAATTTATATcttgcaaatattaattttattcttcaGTACATCAAACACCTTTTTCCATTCAGTTCAAGCACTTTTAAAATCTCAAAAGCTGAGGGAGTTCAACCAGGcacaaaaattgttatacatttGAAAGTTGACTGCCGAGAATTTAGCGATGATACCACGGTTGATCGTAAGTACATCTGTggttgttaattaaattaactaaattattcATTTCTGATAATGTTGTATGTCTAAAGGTCTTATCACCAAGTACAGCAACTTTATTGGTAGCCCTATATATTTAAATGGTAAAAGAGTTAATACCATACaggtaaaatttttatacttacatTGTTGTTTCTAtcaatatatgtaaatattaacGTAACTTACCATTTTTAGCCATTATGGACGCTCGATCCGAAAGATATTACGCAGATGCAACATCAAGAATTCTATAGGTTTATCGCAAACTGTTTAGATAGCCCGCGATTCGTACTGCATTATACGACCGATGCTCCACTTAATATTAGAGCATTATTATATATTCCGGAAGAAAAACCCCCACTATACGATTTCGTCAAAAACGATACAAGCGGCATTGCTTTATACAGCCGTAAAATTTTAATCAAGAACAAGGCAGAAAATATTTTACCGAAATGGATGCGTTTCATTAAAGGCGTTGTGGACTCCGAAGACATTCCTCTTAACTTGAGTCGAGAATTATTACAGAACAGCACTTTGATTGGGTAAGAAATGGAATATAACTTACGGTTTAATATACCTTTTCAATAATTGCTATAActttaatgtttaaaaatttcagaaaattaagaAGTGTTTTGACAACGCGTGTCTTAAAATTCTTGCACGAAAAATCTCAGAAACAATTTGAAgagtattataaattttataaggaTCATAGCATTTTCTTGAAAGAAGGCATCATAAGTACCGAAGACCAAAAAGATAaggtaattttttaaaataattataatatatgattCATAGTTTCAGTGATCGCTTTGTTTATTACAGGAAGAAATAGCGAAACTCTTGCGTTTTGAGTCATCAGCTAGTGCTCCGGATGAGGTAATTAGTCTCGAAGATTATACTAAACGGATGCCTTCAGATCAGAAAAAGATATATTACCTTGTAGCGCCAAGGTAAAAACCGATTCACTTTTTTGCGTATAAGGAATTAAAAACAGCaggtaaaatatttgtatttcataattttagccGGTCCTTGGCTGAACAATCGCCATATTATGAATCCTTGAAAAAACGTAATACCGAAGTATTATTTTGTTACGAACCGCATGATGATGTAATTTTCTTGCACTTGAGACAATATAAATCTCATCAATTAATTTCTATTGAAGAAGAGATTCGTGAAGCAGATTCAAGTAAATCTGACAGTCCTAGTAAGTGTTTAAAAATATCGTAATATATGTTTTATAgtataaattaattgttttgAACTTTTCATAGGTATTATTAATCAAGGTGAAATTGATAACCTCATATCCTATATGAAACAAGTCTTATCAGGAAAAGCACATGACATTAAAATAACTAATCGGCTGGAATCACATCCGTGTGTAATTACGGTTCAAAATTTAGCGAGCGCAAGACATTTCACTCGTATACAACTCCGTCAGATGAAAGATGACGCGTTATATACCATGCTTAGACCATCTTTTGAAATAAATCCGAATCATCCTATTATTAAAAAACTTTGTGGTTTAACAAGTACGAACTCTACGTTAGCCGACCTTCTCATAAAACAGGTAcgttgatatttaaaaaaaaagattgtAATTTACGACTGTCTGAATTCGATACGGAGTTTCgaattataaaatcaaaattctaaaatttgaaagattgtatatctatttaattttgtttttgaatttcAGTTGTTCACTAATAGCATGGTTGAAGCTGGTTTAATTGATAATCCACGAGTAGTTGTGTCTACCATGAACGAATTATTAACTGAagcattacaaaaatattaatttttattttaacgcgTTCCAGTAAAGTTCATTTCAATGctgtacatacatatttttcaaataatatagGTTCTTAATTGTAAAgcattttttattcataaaaattattttgtagaaaAGAATTGATGTTACCAGAAAcgaaataaacaatattatatttatatggtacgtcatttattgctttattaatgataatcgaaatttatttataagaaaGAAGACGTTGAGAAAATATATTAGGTTAACTTTTAAATCAATATAGTAATACAAGATGTAGGCAAGATTGTGTTCTTTATTACAATAGGTTGATCTTGTACAAATTAATTATAGCCTTCTAATTATAACAAGTCAAGATTCCTCATTGTTTGAAGGAGTTCATGATATCGATATGTATCCTATTAGCGGGGCTAAAAGTTGtaacaaatttggaagttgtaCCCACATCTTTTTTTCCTGTTTCATTTTTCTACCTTCTCGTCTTTGCGTGATTATGGcaagttattataaaataagaaataagtgGAACTATTTATTAGTTTGTAAGTTATTAACCAAGTACAAAAAGATTGACGATAAGTAGATCAGAAAATTAAGAGAAAATAGAAAGTAAAGTCACGCAAACGAAATACGTGTTCTCCCGATCAATTCCGATTGTTAAGTTTGTTAATCAGACTAAATCATTAAATACTAATTACAAGAATGTATCGTTCAAAACTTAATATTGCTAATCGTTCGGAAGCTTTATAAAAAACATTGCTCGTTCTCGTTACAACCAAACATTTGACGACATTGACATGATTACGAATtgattaatacaatatttataaaaacggATCGTTATATTCGCATCGTTCCAACAGTCTTGAACCAATATATGTTCTTGTGATCGACTCGcaagaaaatgattaaaattaaatcttAACGATTAAAGTGTTCGCTGTGCTTCGACGCAAACTGAAATTATCATTGCCATCGATGTTATTCCTGATACAATTCGTTTAAGTTAAAactgtacaatatttttatttcattctaatATAGAATAAATTGTCTAGGTTCAATTGTATCCGCTTGAGTGTCGCATTGAAATTTCAGAGAGGGGAGGCACAGCTGTTTACGaaacttacattattaaaacagaaaaaagaggcgataatttcttctttttctctcgGTCAACACAAAAGAAGTCACCCTGTTTCGCGTTATTACTTTAAAAGTGCGGCTTACTCGTCTGTATCCCACTAAATATAAGAGTAAGATGGCTAGCATCCTTTACAGAACAGGAACATAAACAGTGAATTTGCCAAAAAAAAAACTCTATgtttatataaaagaaaaaacctGTACACCTCTCCCAATTTAAGCTGCCACTAGATTATTCGTTCAACAAAATGTCTCTCATTCGGAAGTACTCAGTGTTTAAAAGATATTAGGCACAGAAATAACAACCCCTTGATCTTTTCGTGTTTTATACGTAGCTACACAAATTAATAATCAAGGGAGATACAGTAATAGCCGGTTAATGGTTAtatcggaaatttaggaatttatacaCTTACacacttaaaaatttggtggtttgaaaatttaggaaatggacAGATATGGACCGCAGATACTAGTGGACTAGGAAGTTGACTGAAAGAATGAAGACACAATGTAGATCTTGAGCGAGTAGTCTGCAACCACTAATCGGTTATTCCTGCATTCGTTTGTATGGCATTAAAAATTAATCGGCAGTTTAAGAAACGATTTAAAGTTACTTGGACATTATCATCGAAAGAAATAGCGTGAGATGAGTAGTTGATGAAGAGCATTGATGATGATGAGTTGCGTACAATCCACATTGCCGAGCAGTCTTATCGAGtagattaaaaatgttaaagcgTGATGTAAATAGTAGTAGCACCATGTATGCAATTATATGTCTGTTGAACTGATGACGGTGACCAAATGAAAGGAGAAGTTTAAAGTAAAGAATGATAAGAACAAATAAGAAAAGGAGCTTTGAACGAACGGAACGTTGACTTAGCATACATACACGCGGAAATGGAAATACTATCTTCCGCCATCCCttaatttctttttcctttaaaaaaaaaaaaaaaaaattggatagttaatattacaatcattatCGTACAGTTCATAGTATTTGATCATTGTATAAACATTATTATCATcacagtaaaaatatttcatatcttttttttttaactatcGTGCTTTGTCGCTGCAGTAAACGCCAGCAAACATGCACATATATTCGCCCTAGAAGCAGAGCactgttcttttatttttttcgcttcttcattttcttcctcttcttcactAGAGTCAATTCATTTACTCGCTAAACTATGCGATACTTATGatctattattattaagtaGTCCGTCTGTTGATTTCGTATGTAACCAAAATAAAGTCGGTTAGCAAATAtagtaaaaatacataaatgtacCTATACGTaccattctttttttcttttcattttgttttgttGCAGTGGAATCATAGTTGCGGATAATGTTTAACTGTTTAAACGATaagtcaataaataataatcattGGTCTGACAACGCGGTCGTGATTAAATTTACCTTTCTCgagtaacaaatttttatccTTAATCAAGATCATTTTCTTACTTGTAATAGTTGCATATAACTGttgtaatatatatgtatacatacagggtgtctcaaaaaAGAATTTACAACGTGAAAATTGCGAATTCTTCttatcgaaaaaaaaaatcttttacCACTTTGTGACTTGtaattttgtttctaaaatGTCAGAGATTAAAATGGCAATGAGCTTTTGCAATTTTCACGCTGTACACATTTTTTGTAACACCTTGTATAgtcctttttaattttatacatatacatatatatatctatatatcctTTTATTCTTTTAACTAAACCTCATCCCCTTTGGTAGAATTATAACGATGTTTTTGAATCAAGAAACAATCACGAAACTCTGAATGGTCCACGCAGCATAAAAACTGTCGAAATTTAACGTCTATCAAACAAATTTCTCGTTCGCACAAAATACAATGCacgattgtataattaaaaaagaaaaaaaatggcgTACGATAAAAACAGAAAGTAAGAATTGCTCCCAAATATGTGTATGCACGTTGATTTTCACCCGTCGGGTCCAATATGATTCTTTCGAGGATCGCAGAATTAAGTACGTTAGTACCTAAGCTCTACCTACATAGGAGATTTTGAGGTACGATGCCAAGCATCGTTGGCTCACAATACAGTACCGAGTACGGTAAGCTTCAGAAAAACCGGCGATGTAAGGGAAACAAAGATTCCACCAT
The Megachile rotundata isolate GNS110a chromosome 5, iyMegRotu1, whole genome shotgun sequence DNA segment above includes these coding regions:
- the Trap1 gene encoding TNF receptor associated protein 1; the encoded protein is MATALRLRLAIKFGKTLSRPLSRHLERKILEKQCFQFPAITGRSVRCLSSQAATQTTENHNIIKDTEKVTGEGDKHEFQSETQMLLQIVAKSLYSEKEVFLRELISNASDALEKLRYMRLTDNQAAEVLGDRSLEIHIGTDKQNRILTIQDTGIGMTREELVSNLGTIARSGSRAFLEKLKEKQDAGDASQIIGQFGVGFYSTFMVADKVEVFTKSYAEDAEGLCWMSDGSSTFKISKAEGVQPGTKIVIHLKVDCREFSDDTTVDRLITKYSNFIGSPIYLNGKRVNTIQPLWTLDPKDITQMQHQEFYRFIANCLDSPRFVLHYTTDAPLNIRALLYIPEEKPPLYDFVKNDTSGIALYSRKILIKNKAENILPKWMRFIKGVVDSEDIPLNLSRELLQNSTLIGKLRSVLTTRVLKFLHEKSQKQFEEYYKFYKDHSIFLKEGIISTEDQKDKEEIAKLLRFESSASAPDEVISLEDYTKRMPSDQKKIYYLVAPSRSLAEQSPYYESLKKRNTEVLFCYEPHDDVIFLHLRQYKSHQLISIEEEIREADSSKSDSPSIINQGEIDNLISYMKQVLSGKAHDIKITNRLESHPCVITVQNLASARHFTRIQLRQMKDDALYTMLRPSFEINPNHPIIKKLCGLTSTNSTLADLLIKQLFTNSMVEAGLIDNPRVVVSTMNELLTEALQKY